Genomic segment of Thermoleophilaceae bacterium:
CCGCCACTCCGGCCGCGCCGCCAGGCTCGGCCACGAGCTTCATGCGCTCGAACAGGAACCTCATGGCGTCGATCAGCTCGCCATCGCTCACCGTCGCGACTCCCTCGAGCAGCCGGCTGTTGATCCCGAACGTGATCTCGCCGGGCTGCGTGAGCTGGAGGGAGTCGGCGATCGTCGCGGGCACCGGTATCTCCACCCGCTCGCCCGCCTCCAGCGAGCGGCGGGTGTCGTCGCCGGCCTCGGGTTCCACTCCCATCACTCGCGCGTGTGGGGCAACCACGGTCGCGCAGCCGGCGATGAGCCCGCCGCCACCCACCGGCGCCAGCAACAGGTCCACCTCGCCCGCTTCCTCGATCAGCTCGAGCGCTGCGGTGCCCTGTCCCGCGATAACGAGCGGATCGTCGAACGGGCGCACCAGCGACAGCCCTCGCTCCTCCGCCAGCCGCATGCCGATCTCCTCGCGGTTCGCGGAATAGCGGTCGTACATGACCACCTCGGCGCCGTAGCCGCGCGTAGCTTCGAGCTTCAAGGCCGGCGCGTCCTCCGGCATCACGATCGTGGCGCGGGTGCCCAGGATCCGCGCCGCGAGCGCCACCGCCTGGGCGTGGTTGCCCGACGAGAAGGCCAGCACGCCGCGCGCACGTTCCGCGTCGGTGAGCGACGCCATCTTGTTGTAGGCGCCACGGAACTTGAAGGAGCCGGCGCGCTGGAAGCACTCGGCCTTGATCAGCACCCGCGCGCCCACGCGCTCGTCGAGCGTGTGCGAGTGGAACAGCGGCGTCCGGTGCGCCACTCCCTCCAGGCGGGCCGCGGCGACCCGCACGTCGTCGAGCCCGATCACTGGAGCGGCTGCCTGCCCGCGAAGCCGGCATCCAGGTCGTGCCAGAAGGCGATCTCGTCCTCCTCCTGCTCGACCCAGCAGAGATAGACCTCGCGGCCATCGCGGAGCGACGGGAAGTCGATCAGCCCGCGCTCCAGATCGCGCAGCACGATCTCCATCTCCTGGAGCTCGATCAGCGCCGCGCGCAGCTCCCTGAAGGCCTCGGACACCACCTGCCCCGGCTCGCCGCCGCCGTTTCCCGGCGCTGCCTCGGACAGCGCGGCACGCGCCTCCTCGTCGCCGAGCTGCACCTGCGCCTCGCGCAGGCGCGCCAGCCGCTCCCGCACCCAGGGCATCGCCGCGGTGGCCTGCTCGAGCGTGTAGTGGCGCTCGTGGTTCACTCCCCGCGCAGTCCCTCGATGCGGCGCTCCACCAGCTCGCGCACCCGCGGGTCGACAGACTCGTCGGTCGCCACCTCGCGCGCTTCCTCGAACGCGGCCAGGGCCTTGGCCCGGTCGCCGCCGTGCTTCAGCAGGTTGTCGCCCCGCAGCAGCAGGTTGCGCACGCGGTCCGCCGGGTCGCGTTCGGCGCTCACGCGGCCACGCCGGCCCGGAGTCGGTCATTCAGCGCCCTGGCGTCCGCGCCCGACACGGCACGGAGCTGCCCCTGAAACGCGAGCGTCCAGTGCTCGAGCGGCCACTTGCGGACGTGCTCGAGCTCGGGCGCGAGCTCCTCCGCGGGCACGTAGTCC
This window contains:
- a CDS encoding pyridoxal-phosphate dependent enzyme, whose amino-acid sequence is MIGLDDVRVAAARLEGVAHRTPLFHSHTLDERVGARVLIKAECFQRAGSFKFRGAYNKMASLTDAERARGVLAFSSGNHAQAVALAARILGTRATIVMPEDAPALKLEATRGYGAEVVMYDRYSANREEIGMRLAEERGLSLVRPFDDPLVIAGQGTAALELIEEAGEVDLLLAPVGGGGLIAGCATVVAPHARVMGVEPEAGDDTRRSLEAGERVEIPVPATIADSLQLTQPGEITFGINSRLLEGVATVSDGELIDAMRFLFERMKLVAEPGGAAGVAALLAGKVGAEGTVGVIVSGGNVGAARFAELLATRP
- a CDS encoding DUF2203 domain-containing protein, translated to MNHERHYTLEQATAAMPWVRERLARLREAQVQLGDEEARAALSEAAPGNGGGEPGQVVSEAFRELRAALIELQEMEIVLRDLERGLIDFPSLRDGREVYLCWVEQEEDEIAFWHDLDAGFAGRQPLQ